One Georgenia wutianyii DNA segment encodes these proteins:
- the ddaH gene encoding dimethylargininase gives MRPPRQATPRHFLMCRPTYFTVSYEINPWMHPSVPTDTAKAVAQWQELYDTYVRLGHRIELIDPLEGLPDMVYAANGALVSDGVVYTAKFTYPERMAEGPAYAEWFAERGYRVHTAAETNEGEGDILTVGDLVLAGTGFRTSTAAHKELQEVIGKPVISLTLVDPRFYHLDTALMVLSDTEIAYYPAAFSDGSRRVLERLFPDAVIATEDDAVVLGLNGVSDGRHVIHNPRATHLAAALAERGFEPIGIDTSELLKGGGGAKCCTLELRAAVDAAEVPSAPVAVPQAV, from the coding sequence GTGCGGCCACCCCGCCAAGCCACCCCCCGGCACTTCCTCATGTGCCGTCCGACGTACTTCACCGTCAGCTACGAGATCAACCCCTGGATGCACCCCTCGGTGCCGACCGACACCGCGAAGGCGGTCGCCCAGTGGCAGGAGCTGTACGACACGTACGTGCGGCTGGGTCACCGGATCGAGCTCATCGACCCGCTCGAGGGCCTGCCCGACATGGTCTACGCCGCGAACGGCGCGCTCGTGAGCGACGGCGTCGTCTACACCGCGAAGTTCACCTACCCGGAGCGCATGGCCGAGGGGCCGGCGTACGCGGAGTGGTTCGCCGAGCGTGGGTACCGCGTCCACACGGCCGCGGAGACGAACGAGGGCGAGGGCGACATCCTCACCGTCGGTGACCTCGTGCTCGCGGGCACCGGCTTCCGCACCTCGACGGCCGCGCACAAGGAGCTGCAGGAGGTCATCGGCAAGCCGGTCATCTCCCTCACCCTCGTCGACCCGCGGTTCTACCACCTCGACACCGCGCTCATGGTGCTCTCCGACACCGAGATCGCCTACTACCCGGCCGCGTTCAGCGACGGGAGCCGGCGGGTCCTCGAGCGCCTCTTCCCCGACGCCGTCATCGCGACCGAGGACGACGCCGTCGTGCTCGGACTCAACGGCGTGAGCGACGGGCGCCACGTCATCCACAACCCGCGCGCGACGCACCTCGCCGCGGCGCTGGCCGAGCGCGGGTTCGAGCCCATCGGGATCGACACCTCCGAGCTGCTCAAGGGCGGTGGCGGTGCGAAGTGCTGCACGCTCGAGCTGCGGGCGGCCGTGGATGCCGCAGAGGTCCCCAGCGCTCCTGTGGCGGTGCCCCAGGCCGTCTGA